CTGGGAGGACTGATCCTGCCACCAGATGAAACCGCCACCAACCACCGCCACCAGCAGCAGCAAACTGACAATGCGCAAGATAGTGTGGGAAACCCGCACCGGCTCTTCGATGCGCCCCAGGGCATGGACGCTGCTGCCCTGGGAGTCGGTACCGGTGTATTGATCGAACTCCTGGACCAGTACCGCCTGATCCATGCCCAGCAATTTGGCGTAGGCACGAATATAGCCACGGGCGAAAGTGTGCCCCGGCAGCTTGTCGAAGGCGCCAGCTTCCAGGTTGCTCAGGGAGCTCACGGTGAGGTTGAGCTTGTGGGCCACTTCGGCCAGCGACCAACCATTGCTTTCGCGGGCCTGACGCAGGGTCTCACCGGGGTTTACGCGAGTCACTGCTTGAACTTCGGGATGGGCCGCTTTCATCATTGCTCCGACAGGTATTGCTGATATTCCGGCGTACCGGGATAAAGTCGTTTTAGTTGCAGACCGTAACTGGAGGCCTTGTCGCGATCTTCGAACACCGTTGCCAGCCGAACGCCGAGCAATAGACTACGTGCATTTTGCTCGCCGAGCAGGCTAAAACGATCGTAATAGTCGCGCGCGGGCACATAATGCCTGTCTTCGTAAGACAACTCAGCCATTTCCAGCAATGCACGGGGCTGTTGATGATTGAGACGCAAGGCCTTTTCCAGCTGCAGCTGGGCCAGATCACGCTGGCCGAGCCTTGAAGCGGTCATGCCGAGGTTTTCAAACACTCGGGAACGTTCGGGGTACAGAGTATCAGCAGCGGCTTGCTCAAAGCGCTGATAAGCCTCTTTGTAACGTTTTTCCTGGAACAGAAAGCTGCCGTAGTTATTGAGGATCCGGGCACTCTCCGGACGCGCCGCCAGGGCCTGGCGAAAATGCTCGTCGGCCAGGGCCGGTTCCATCTCGGCCTGGAACACCAGTGCAAGGGCAGCATTGGCGTCGGCATCGGCGGGGGCCAGTTCCAGGGCTTTCTTCAGTGGCACCTTGGCCCGCTCGCTCATGCCCTGCTGCAAGTAGCCCAGGCCCAACTGCACATAGGCCTCGCGCGCCTCGTCGCGCCCCTTGCTGGTGTTCATCGGGTTGGAATCACCCGACAGAACACAGCCAGCACACAGGCTGGCAACAAGCAGGAGCAGCGCAAAGCGCAGGGCCATGGAGATCCTCTCTCAGGTACGGGTTGCGGCGCTTTGCGGCATATCGGCGTCGGCGCTCAACTCACGCACGGCGATATAGCGTTCGCTACGACGGGTGCGGTCCAGCACCTGCCCGACCAACTGACCGCAGGCGGCATCGATGTCTTCACCACGCGTGGTGCGCACGGTGACGTTGAAACCGGCGTGATGCAGCTGGTCCTGGAAGCGACGAATGGCATTGTTGCTCGGACGCTCGTACCCGGAATGCGGGAACGGGTTGAACGGGATCAGGTTGATCTTGCACGGTACATCCTTGAGCAGCTCGATCATCTCCACCGCGTGCTCAAGCTTGTCGTTGACGTCTTTGAGGAGGGTGTACTCGATGGTCAGCACACGCTTCTCACCCAGGGCCGACATGTAGCGCTGGCAGGACTCGAGCAGCATCTTCAGCGGGTACTTCTTGTTGATCGGTACCAGCTGGTTGCGCAGCGCATCATTGGGTGCGTGCAGAGACAACGCCAGCGAGACGTCGATGTGCTTGGCCAGCTCATCGATCATCGGCACCACGCCGGAGGTCGACAGGGTCACCCGGCGCTTGGAGATGCCGTAGCCCAGGTCGTCCATCATCAGGTGCATGGCAGCAATGACGTTGTCGAAGTTCAGCAGCGGCTCACCCATGCCCATCATCACCACGTTGGTGATGGCACGGTCGACGGTCGCCGGGACGCTGCCAAAGGATTTGTTGGCAATCCACACCTGGCCGATGACTTCGGCGGCGGTGAGGTTGCTATTGAAGCCTTGCTTGCCGGTGGAGCAGAAACTGCAATCCAGGGCACAGCCCGCCTGGGACGAAACGCACAGAGTGCCGCGCTTGCCCTGGGGAATGTAGACGGTCTCGACGCAGCTGCCGGACGCCACGCGCACCACCCATTTACGGGTGCCGTCGCTGGAGATGTCCTCGCTGACCACTTCCGGACCGCGAATCTCGGCAACAGCCTTGAGCTTTTCGCGCAAGGCCTTGCCGACATTCGTCATGGCGTCGAAATCATCGACGCCAAAGTGGTGAATCCATTTCATTACCTGACCGGCACGGAAACGCTTCTCCCCGATTGAGTCGAAGAATTTCTCCATTTCCGGTTGAGTAAGCCCCAACAGGTTAGTTTTGCCGATCGATGCAGTCATGGTTTCACCTCTCACGCGCAAGCCTTACTCAGCGAGCGGTTACTTCAGTAGCTGCGAAGAAGTAAGCGATTTCGCGAGCAGCGGCAGCTTCGGAGTCCGAACCGTGAACGGCGTTGGCGTCGATGGACTCGGCGAAGTCAGCACGGATGGTGCCGGCAGCAGCTTCTTTAGGGTTGGTAGCGCCCATCAGCTCACGGTTGCGAACGATGGCGTTTTCGCCTTCCAGAACCTGAACAACAACCGGGCCGGAAGTCATGAAGGCAACCAGTTCGCCGAAGAAGCCACGCTCGCTGTGCTCAGCGTAGAAGCCTTCAGCTTCAGCCTTGGACAGTTGCTTCATTTTCGAAGCTACAACGCGCAGGCCGGCTTCTTCAAAACGGGAAACGATCTTGCCGATAACGTTTTTTGCAACAGCGTCAGGCTTGATGATGGAGAAAGTACGTTGAACAGCCATGGTGTAACTCCAGAAACGGTGATTAAAGCGAAAAATTAAACCCGCGAATTATACGCGGGTTTATAGGGATTGCCTAACTGCGTAGCCCGCGGATTCAGTCAGCTTCGTCGATCCAGGCGGCCTGAATTGCTTCAAGAACCTTCTCGCCTCCGCGAGCCGGATCGTCGCTGAACTCCGGCAGTGCCAGAACCCATTGGTGCAGATCGACAAAGTTCACATAACGCGGATCCACATCCGGCTTGGACTCAGCCAGTTGGATCGCGATTTCCAGTACATCAACCCACTTGAGGCTCATGCCAGTTCCTTGAAATCAGTGCGGCGCTTCGGCTGCATGGTTGAGCGAGTATTTTGGAATTTCGACGGTCAGGTCTTCATCGCCGACGATGGCCTGGCAGGACAGACGCGACTGCGCTTCCAGGCCCCAGGCCTTGTCCAGCAGGTCTTCTTCCAGCTCGTCAGCCTCGTTCAGCGAGTCGAAGCCTTCACGAATGATGCAATGGCAGGTGGTGCAGGCACAGACGCCGCCACAGGCACTTTCGATCTCGATGTGGTTGTCATGTGCCACCTCGAGCACCGAGACGCCAGGCTCGACCTCTACAACCAGGCCGTCCGGACAGAACACGGCGTGTGGCAGAAAAATGATCTGCGGCATCAGTTATTCCTCGATTTCATTCAGGTTGCGCCCCGCCAGCGCGGCTTTCACCGTCGAATCCAGGCGTCGGGCAGCAAAGGCATCGGTCACTTGCGACAGACGCTTGGTCTGCTGCTCGATGGCATAACCATCGGTGCCACGCATCAATTCACTCAATTCCTGCATCTGCAGCTCGATGACCATGCGTTCTTCGGCGTCCAGCAGACGCTCGCCATCGGCGTCCAGGGCACCTTGCACCGCCTCGATCAGGCGCTGAGCATCAACCTGCTGCTCGCGCAGTACACGGGCCACCTTGTCGTCGCCGGCGTACTGGAAGGAATCCTTGAGCATCTTGGCGATCTCACCGTCGGTCAGACCGTAGGATGGCTTGACCTGGATGCTGGCTTCGACGCCCGAACCCAGCTCTCGCGCAGAAACGCTGAGCAGGCCATCGGCGTCGACCTGGAAGGTCACGCGGATCTTCGCCGCACCGGCCACCATCGGTGGGATGCCGCGCAATTCGAAACGCGCCAGGGAGCGGCAGTCGCTGATCAGCTCGCGCTCGCCCTGCAGCACATGAACCATCATGGCCGTCTGGCCATCCTTGTAGGTGGTGAAGTCCTGGGCACGGGCAACCGGAATGGTGGTGTTGCGCGGAATCACCTTCTCCATCAGCCCGCCCATGGTTTCCAACCCCAGGGACAGCGGAATCACGTCCAGCAGCAGCAATTCGCCGCCTTCGCGCTTGTTGCCGGCCAAGGTATCGGCCTGGATCGCGGCCCCAATGGCCACCACTTGATCCGGATCGATCTCGGTCAACGGCTGGCGACCGAACATTTCAGCCACCGCCTCACGCACACGCGGCACACGAGTCGAACCGCCCACCATGACCACCGCCTGCACTTCATCCAATTCGACATTGGAATCGCGTACAGCACGACGACAGGCCTTGAGGCTGCGGGCAACCATCGGTTCGATCAGGGCGTCGAAGGCGTCGCGAGTCAGGGTGGCACGCCAATCGCCATACACCACTTCCACGGACGCGGCGCCGGTCAAGGCTTCCTTGGCTGCACAAGCGGCTTGCAACAGACTGCGCTGGGTACCCGGGTCGAGGTCGGCGGACAGGCCCGCGCCCTCGATGATCCAGCCGGCAATGGCGTGATCGAAGTCATCGCCGCCCAAGGCAGTATCGCCACCGGTAGCCAAGACTTCGAAGACGCCGCCGGTCAGGCGCAGAATGGAAATATCGAAGGTGCCGCCACCCAAGTCATAGATCGCCACCACGCCTTCGGCGTGCTGATCCAGACCATAAGCCACAGCCGCCGCGGTCGGCTCGTTGAGCAGGCGCAGCACATTCAGGCCGGCCAGCTTGGCCGCATCCTTGGTGGCTTGACGCTGGGCGTCGTCGAAATAGGCAGGAACGGTGATGACCGCACCTACCAGCTCGCCACCCAGGGCCGCCTCAGCACGCTGACGCAACACCTTGAGCACTTCAGCCGATACCTCCACCGGGCTTTTCGGCCCCTGGATGGTCTCGATGAACGGCATGTGCGACTCGCCCTCGACGAAGCGATAGGGCAGTTGCTCACCCAGCTGCTTGACGTCGGACAGGCCACGCCCCATCAGGCGCTTGACCGAAAGCACGGTATTCAAAGGGTCGGTAGGTGCTGCCAGGCGGGCAGACTCGCCCACCTCGACGCGGTCGGCGTGATAACGCACCGCGGACGGCAGAATCACCTGCCCCTGCGCGTCGGCCAGCGGCTCGGAAAGACCACTGCGCAAGGCAGCGACCAGCGAATTGGTAGTGCCCAAGTCGATCCCCACAGCCAGGCGACGCTGGTGCGGTTGAGGACTTTGGCCGGGTTCGGCGATCTGCAGTAGGGCCATGCTTATCTGGACTTATCTGTATATCAGGCGTGCGACCGGAGCGGCACTGGGTTAATCGTCGAGGCGCTCTTCTAACTGGCGCACTTCGTAGGTGAGCTTGTCGAGGAACTGCATGCGCCGCATCAGGCGCTCGGCCTGCTCGCGTTGCGCCGCATCATCCCAACAGGCTGCGAAGCTTTCATTCAGCTCATCCTGGGCTGTCTTGAGCCGACGCTTGAATGCCGCCACTCCGGCCAGGTCGGCGCTGTCCTGCAAATCCTCGAGTTCTTCGCGCCATTGCATCTGCTGCAGAAGAAACTCCGGATCATGCACCGTGACTTCCAACGGCAACTCGCCGCCATTCAAAGCCAGCAGGTAACGGGCGCGCTTGGGCGGGCTCTTGAGGGTCTGGTAAGCCTCGTTGAGGCTTGCCGACTGCTCCAGGGCCAGGCGCTGCTCGCGCTCGGAAGCATCGGCAAAACGGTCTGGATGAACCCCACGCGCCAACTCGCGGTAGCGCGCGGCCAACTGCTCGAGATCCAGGCGGAAGCTCGGTTGCAGCTCAAATAAAGCGAAATGACAAGGAGTACCCACGACAAGCCTCAGATGTTGAAGCTTTCGCCGCAGCCACACTCACCGCGCACGTTGGGGTTGTTGAACTTGAAGCCTTCGTTCAACCCTTCCTTGACGAAA
The DNA window shown above is from Pseudomonas protegens CHA0 and carries:
- the hscA gene encoding Fe-S protein assembly chaperone HscA yields the protein MALLQIAEPGQSPQPHQRRLAVGIDLGTTNSLVAALRSGLSEPLADAQGQVILPSAVRYHADRVEVGESARLAAPTDPLNTVLSVKRLMGRGLSDVKQLGEQLPYRFVEGESHMPFIETIQGPKSPVEVSAEVLKVLRQRAEAALGGELVGAVITVPAYFDDAQRQATKDAAKLAGLNVLRLLNEPTAAAVAYGLDQHAEGVVAIYDLGGGTFDISILRLTGGVFEVLATGGDTALGGDDFDHAIAGWIIEGAGLSADLDPGTQRSLLQAACAAKEALTGAASVEVVYGDWRATLTRDAFDALIEPMVARSLKACRRAVRDSNVELDEVQAVVMVGGSTRVPRVREAVAEMFGRQPLTEIDPDQVVAIGAAIQADTLAGNKREGGELLLLDVIPLSLGLETMGGLMEKVIPRNTTIPVARAQDFTTYKDGQTAMMVHVLQGERELISDCRSLARFELRGIPPMVAGAAKIRVTFQVDADGLLSVSARELGSGVEASIQVKPSYGLTDGEIAKMLKDSFQYAGDDKVARVLREQQVDAQRLIEAVQGALDADGERLLDAEERMVIELQMQELSELMRGTDGYAIEQQTKRLSQVTDAFAARRLDSTVKAALAGRNLNEIEE
- the pilW gene encoding type IV pilus biogenesis/stability protein PilW, with product MALRFALLLLVASLCAGCVLSGDSNPMNTSKGRDEAREAYVQLGLGYLQQGMSERAKVPLKKALELAPADADANAALALVFQAEMEPALADEHFRQALAARPESARILNNYGSFLFQEKRYKEAYQRFEQAAADTLYPERSRVFENLGMTASRLGQRDLAQLQLEKALRLNHQQPRALLEMAELSYEDRHYVPARDYYDRFSLLGEQNARSLLLGVRLATVFEDRDKASSYGLQLKRLYPGTPEYQQYLSEQ
- the fdx gene encoding ISC system 2Fe-2S type ferredoxin — translated: MPQIIFLPHAVFCPDGLVVEVEPGVSVLEVAHDNHIEIESACGGVCACTTCHCIIREGFDSLNEADELEEDLLDKAWGLEAQSRLSCQAIVGDEDLTVEIPKYSLNHAAEAPH
- the rlmN gene encoding 23S rRNA (adenine(2503)-C(2))-methyltransferase RlmN encodes the protein MTASIGKTNLLGLTQPEMEKFFDSIGEKRFRAGQVMKWIHHFGVDDFDAMTNVGKALREKLKAVAEIRGPEVVSEDISSDGTRKWVVRVASGSCVETVYIPQGKRGTLCVSSQAGCALDCSFCSTGKQGFNSNLTAAEVIGQVWIANKSFGSVPATVDRAITNVVMMGMGEPLLNFDNVIAAMHLMMDDLGYGISKRRVTLSTSGVVPMIDELAKHIDVSLALSLHAPNDALRNQLVPINKKYPLKMLLESCQRYMSALGEKRVLTIEYTLLKDVNDKLEHAVEMIELLKDVPCKINLIPFNPFPHSGYERPSNNAIRRFQDQLHHAGFNVTVRTTRGEDIDAACGQLVGQVLDRTRRSERYIAVRELSADADMPQSAATRT
- the hscB gene encoding co-chaperone HscB, with amino-acid sequence MGTPCHFALFELQPSFRLDLEQLAARYRELARGVHPDRFADASEREQRLALEQSASLNEAYQTLKSPPKRARYLLALNGGELPLEVTVHDPEFLLQQMQWREELEDLQDSADLAGVAAFKRRLKTAQDELNESFAACWDDAAQREQAERLMRRMQFLDKLTYEVRQLEERLDD
- the iscX gene encoding Fe-S cluster assembly protein IscX: MSLKWVDVLEIAIQLAESKPDVDPRYVNFVDLHQWVLALPEFSDDPARGGEKVLEAIQAAWIDEAD
- the ndk gene encoding nucleoside-diphosphate kinase; translated protein: MAVQRTFSIIKPDAVAKNVIGKIVSRFEEAGLRVVASKMKQLSKAEAEGFYAEHSERGFFGELVAFMTSGPVVVQVLEGENAIVRNRELMGATNPKEAAAGTIRADFAESIDANAVHGSDSEAAAAREIAYFFAATEVTAR